From Enterococcus mundtii, the proteins below share one genomic window:
- a CDS encoding phytoene desaturase family protein → MKNKQKSVIVLGGGLGGLSAAVSLAQEGFDVSLYEKNDHLGGKLNRLEANGFGFDLGPSILTMPQIFEKLFLTSGKQMADYIPIERLDLQWRSFFPDHTTIDLYSDLTKMAQENPLLTEKDMMEYQDFLDYAKEIYAATEVGYFDKGLDSTMEILKEHGVIKALKGFDYFSSMHDGIAKRVSHPKMQDILGYFSKYVGSSPYDAPAVLNMMSYMQHEQGIWYVPGGMHKIAEGIVNLGKELGVAFHTGCQVEKLNVVDEQIRSARLADGTVIEADYFVSNMEVIPAYEQLLDEKPAFTEKLEKKFEPASSGFVLHLGVNKEYPQLAHHNFFFSNASKENFDQNFHQHQLPDDPTIYLVNVNKTDPSQTIEGHENIKILPHIPYLQDQPFTEAEYDAFRERILIKLETMGLTDLRKHIVYENRWTPEDIQKNYLSHRGAIYGTVSDRKKNHGFKHAKHSERYDNLYFVGGTVNPGAGMPMVTLSGQQVSDKIARREADV, encoded by the coding sequence GTGAAAAACAAACAGAAATCAGTCATTGTTCTGGGAGGTGGACTTGGTGGTTTGTCTGCAGCAGTTTCCTTAGCCCAAGAAGGATTCGACGTATCGCTATATGAAAAGAACGATCATTTAGGGGGGAAATTGAACCGTTTAGAAGCAAATGGGTTTGGCTTTGATCTAGGTCCATCGATTTTGACGATGCCCCAAATTTTTGAAAAACTGTTTCTCACGAGTGGCAAACAGATGGCAGATTACATTCCGATCGAACGGTTAGATTTGCAGTGGCGTTCTTTTTTTCCTGATCACACAACGATTGATCTATACAGTGATTTAACGAAAATGGCCCAAGAAAATCCTTTGCTGACTGAAAAAGACATGATGGAGTATCAAGATTTCTTAGACTATGCGAAGGAAATCTATGCGGCCACAGAAGTCGGTTATTTTGACAAAGGGCTTGATTCGACAATGGAGATTTTAAAAGAACATGGTGTGATCAAAGCGTTGAAAGGGTTTGATTATTTTTCTTCCATGCATGATGGAATCGCTAAACGTGTGAGTCATCCAAAAATGCAAGATATCTTAGGGTATTTCAGCAAATATGTCGGTTCCTCTCCTTATGATGCGCCAGCGGTTTTAAATATGATGAGTTATATGCAGCATGAGCAAGGAATTTGGTATGTTCCGGGCGGGATGCATAAAATTGCTGAAGGAATCGTCAATCTTGGAAAAGAGCTCGGCGTAGCGTTCCATACTGGCTGTCAGGTTGAAAAACTAAATGTAGTGGATGAACAGATCCGTTCGGCACGACTAGCGGATGGGACGGTGATCGAAGCAGATTATTTTGTTTCGAATATGGAAGTCATCCCAGCTTATGAACAATTATTAGATGAAAAACCAGCGTTTACAGAGAAATTAGAAAAGAAATTTGAACCCGCAAGTTCTGGTTTTGTCTTGCATCTAGGTGTTAATAAAGAATACCCACAATTAGCCCATCATAATTTTTTCTTTTCGAATGCTTCTAAAGAAAACTTTGATCAAAACTTCCATCAGCATCAGTTACCAGACGACCCAACGATCTATCTTGTGAATGTCAATAAGACTGATCCTTCTCAAACCATCGAAGGACATGAGAACATCAAGATTTTACCGCACATCCCTTATTTACAAGATCAACCATTTACAGAGGCAGAATACGATGCCTTTCGGGAGCGTATCTTGATCAAATTAGAAACGATGGGATTAACGGATTTGAGAAAACATATTGTCTATGAAAATCGTTGGACCCCGGAAGATATCCAAAAAAATTATTTATCCCATCGTGGAGCAATCTATGGGACTGTCTCTGATCGTAAGAAAAATCATGGGTTCAAACATGCAAAACATAGTGAGCGCTATGACAACTTATACTTTGTAGGTGGGACAGTCAATCCAGGTGCAGGTATGCCAATGGTCACTTTGAGTGGGCAACAAGTGAGTGACAAGATTGCTCGAAGAGAAGCGGATGTATAG
- a CDS encoding glycosyltransferase, producing the protein MLLIMIVLFVAWLSGWCIFYRLPFITNLTSAKRFDTNVSIIIPVRNEANTLPKLLQSIQRQTIQPREIIVVDDDSTDGTAEIAKNLDATVFSNDREQHGKAAACWLGATKAQSEHFLFLDADTFFQTDNSLERLLNEYEKRGNSGLLSLQPFHQTVRFYEQLSFVFNVVILVGLNTFSVLGEKLKAAGAFGPCILCSKTDYFQVDGHKDMPSGILDDMALANRFQKAGFPIHLYGGKELIAFRMYPEGFKQLIQGWTKDFATASRATNPFILLGVILWISGGVGSVLAFGMEQWPLALVIYCLYVLQCIVFAKRVGNFKPIFLFVFPFFFIFFLFLFLWSLIQTYLLKSVTWKGRKIKL; encoded by the coding sequence TTGTTACTAATAATGATCGTCCTTTTTGTTGCTTGGCTTTCAGGTTGGTGTATCTTTTATCGACTGCCATTCATCACAAACCTAACCTCTGCAAAACGTTTTGACACAAATGTTTCAATCATTATTCCTGTACGTAACGAAGCAAATACGCTCCCCAAATTGCTACAATCGATCCAAAGGCAAACGATCCAACCACGAGAAATCATCGTCGTGGATGATGATTCCACTGACGGTACAGCAGAAATCGCCAAGAACTTAGATGCAACAGTTTTCTCAAATGATCGTGAGCAGCATGGCAAGGCGGCTGCCTGTTGGTTAGGTGCAACAAAGGCCCAAAGTGAGCATTTCTTATTTTTAGATGCAGATACATTTTTTCAGACAGACAATAGTTTGGAAAGACTGTTGAATGAATACGAAAAAAGAGGGAATAGTGGCTTGCTGTCGCTTCAACCGTTTCATCAAACTGTTCGCTTTTATGAACAGCTCTCGTTTGTTTTCAATGTGGTCATTCTGGTAGGGTTGAATACTTTTTCTGTGCTAGGTGAAAAATTAAAAGCAGCGGGGGCGTTCGGGCCGTGTATCTTATGCTCGAAAACCGATTACTTCCAAGTCGATGGGCATAAAGATATGCCTAGTGGGATCTTAGATGACATGGCTTTAGCCAATCGTTTTCAAAAGGCAGGATTTCCCATCCATTTATATGGTGGGAAAGAGTTGATTGCTTTTCGCATGTATCCTGAAGGTTTCAAGCAATTGATCCAAGGATGGACAAAGGATTTTGCCACAGCTTCTAGAGCAACCAATCCCTTTATTTTGTTAGGAGTCATCCTCTGGATAAGTGGTGGTGTTGGCTCAGTGTTGGCTTTTGGTATGGAACAATGGCCGCTCGCACTGGTCATTTATTGCCTGTATGTGCTCCAATGTATTGTATTTGCCAAACGTGTAGGAAATTTCAAGCCGATTTTCTTGTTCGTTTTTCCGTTCTTTTTTATCTTCTTTCTTTTCTTGTTTTTGTGGTCATTGATCCAAACCTATCTTTTGAAATCAGTGACTTGGAAAGGAAGAAAAATCAAACTTTAG
- a CDS encoding glycosyl-4,4'-diaponeurosporenoate acyltransferase — MPLIHLTTGVLVMLDILAWFIFHLGISFGVRQISDSFFERKRRWFRSFSFEKQGVIWEKKFRIKKWKDKLPDGTVIAKSGFDKSRLGKTDSAALKKFIIETQRAELTHWLLIAPAFLFFLWNPKWAGWVMVFYALLVNIPFIMIQRYNRPRLERAFIRRMRNK; from the coding sequence ATGCCACTGATCCATTTGACCACTGGAGTATTAGTGATGCTCGACATTCTTGCCTGGTTTATTTTTCATTTGGGTATATCCTTTGGTGTACGTCAAATTTCTGACTCTTTTTTTGAAAGAAAGCGTCGTTGGTTTCGTTCTTTTTCTTTTGAAAAGCAAGGAGTTATTTGGGAGAAAAAATTTCGAATCAAAAAATGGAAAGACAAGCTGCCAGATGGTACTGTGATTGCCAAGAGTGGATTCGATAAATCAAGACTTGGTAAGACTGATTCTGCCGCACTGAAGAAATTCATCATTGAAACACAAAGAGCAGAGCTGACACATTGGCTATTGATTGCGCCAGCGTTCCTTTTCTTTTTGTGGAATCCCAAATGGGCGGGGTGGGTCATGGTTTTTTATGCGCTTCTTGTCAATATCCCATTTATTATGATCCAACGCTATAATCGGCCACGATTGGAACGAGCGTTCATTAGAAGAATGAGGAATAAGTAG
- a CDS encoding RNA polymerase sigma factor → MYRIAYSYTHCSEDALDVIQDSFQKALMDFSKVKKIDHFQAWFYKILVRTAIDYWRKNKRMPLNFELEDCPGLEFIDCQNDVSYMELRELLSQTPSPEREIIILKFFEGFTLKEIAQILNLNENTVKTKMYRSLDNYKEILK, encoded by the coding sequence ATGTATCGAATCGCTTATAGTTATACACACTGTTCGGAAGATGCACTAGATGTTATCCAAGATAGCTTTCAAAAAGCGCTGATGGATTTCTCAAAGGTAAAGAAGATCGATCATTTTCAAGCTTGGTTTTATAAAATCTTAGTCCGCACAGCAATTGATTATTGGCGCAAGAATAAACGAATGCCTTTGAATTTTGAATTGGAAGACTGTCCAGGACTTGAATTCATCGATTGTCAAAATGATGTTTCTTACATGGAATTACGTGAATTATTGAGCCAAACGCCTAGCCCAGAACGCGAGATTATTATCTTGAAATTTTTTGAAGGATTTACATTGAAAGAAATTGCTCAGATTTTAAATTTAAATGAGAATACAGTGAAAACAAAAATGTATCGCTCACTAGATAATTACAAAGAAATTTTAAAATAA
- a CDS encoding RsiV family protein, with protein sequence MGGTKKKISMMNQAYRAGEIPEQLEDELFKRFTIAKKKVKVKRQVKHAVHIGLGIVCSVLILFAGVQNRDFRVWATEIPVLGELISIITGKTYSFQEEESGIRIAVPKIIGKEEIHDQLNRKYLAEGQQAYEEGVKEIKKNGQQIDTTGGYRILVNDERFLVIDRSIEQTIASTQTNNQFDTLDKQNEVLVSLPLLFKNDDYLIALSKEIEEQMKNRMEKNPESTYFALEDNGSFLLKKDPSFYINKEHQLVIFFDKYEVAPGAMGTQEFVIDTNKIQSLLADPNYLN encoded by the coding sequence ATGGGAGGAACAAAGAAAAAAATAAGTATGATGAATCAGGCGTATCGAGCGGGGGAAATTCCTGAACAGCTAGAAGATGAGCTATTCAAGCGTTTTACGATTGCCAAGAAAAAAGTGAAGGTGAAACGACAAGTAAAACATGCTGTTCATATCGGTTTGGGGATCGTCTGCTCTGTACTTATTTTGTTCGCAGGTGTTCAAAATAGAGACTTTCGCGTATGGGCGACAGAAATCCCTGTTCTCGGAGAATTGATTTCGATCATTACTGGGAAAACCTATTCATTCCAAGAAGAGGAATCGGGTATCAGGATTGCTGTTCCAAAAATAATTGGAAAAGAAGAAATCCATGACCAGTTGAATCGAAAATATCTCGCAGAGGGACAACAAGCTTATGAGGAAGGAGTGAAAGAAATCAAGAAAAACGGGCAACAGATTGATACAACAGGTGGATATCGCATATTGGTCAATGATGAGCGATTTTTAGTGATTGATCGTTCAATCGAACAGACAATTGCAAGTACGCAAACGAACAATCAATTTGACACGTTAGATAAACAAAATGAGGTACTTGTGTCTTTGCCTTTATTATTTAAAAATGATGATTATCTCATTGCTCTTTCAAAGGAAATTGAAGAACAGATGAAAAATCGTATGGAAAAAAATCCAGAATCAACTTATTTTGCTCTAGAGGATAATGGCTCATTTTTATTAAAAAAAGATCCTAGTTTTTATATCAATAAAGAACACCAGCTGGTTATCTTCTTTGATAAATACGAGGTAGCACCTGGTGCTATGGGGACACAAGAATTCGTTATTGATACAAATAAAATCCAATCTTTATTGGCTGACCCAAACTATTTGAACTAA
- a CDS encoding Y-family DNA polymerase, with protein MFKNQNPVFDYHKEPSRDILCIDCKSFYASVECVSLGLDPLTTKLVVMSYPGNSWEERGSGLILASSPAAKKAYGITNISRARDLPFPYPSDLYIAPPRMAYYMEKNKEINAIYKTYADESNHHVYSVDESFLDITNSLNLFDAPDARTLAKKIRQDVYDQTGIYTTIGIGDNPLLAKLALDNEAKDTRDMIAEWRYEDVPEKLWRIPQLTDFWGIGRKTAIRLNKMNIHSIYELAHADYYRLKSAMGVIGTQLYAHAWGIDRSFLGEVYTPKSKSIGNSQILNKDYTRREEIEIVIKEMADQVGTRLRREEAKAQVVSLWVGFSLGYTDVSGKTGFHQQMKIEPTNASHVLAEALLMIFDRHYQRQDIRSIGVNCSRLVYATGLQLNLFDDPKEQVNAAKIDFVVDKIRQKYGFKAIVHAHSLLEGGRAIARSSLVGGHAGGMAGIEGEGHATHEKRISRLQ; from the coding sequence ATGTTTAAAAATCAAAATCCTGTATTTGACTATCATAAAGAACCTTCTAGAGATATTTTATGTATTGATTGTAAGTCGTTCTATGCTTCTGTTGAATGTGTCTCACTTGGTTTAGACCCTTTAACAACCAAACTAGTTGTTATGTCGTACCCCGGAAATTCATGGGAAGAACGTGGTAGCGGGTTGATCCTTGCCTCTAGTCCAGCTGCAAAAAAAGCCTACGGGATCACGAATATCAGTCGTGCGCGTGATTTGCCCTTTCCTTATCCCAGTGATCTATATATTGCCCCACCACGAATGGCTTATTATATGGAGAAGAACAAAGAAATCAATGCGATTTATAAAACCTATGCAGACGAGAGTAACCATCATGTCTATTCGGTCGACGAAAGTTTTTTGGATATCACAAATAGTTTGAATTTGTTCGATGCTCCTGATGCCCGGACACTTGCAAAAAAAATTCGTCAAGACGTTTATGACCAGACAGGGATCTATACCACGATCGGTATCGGTGATAATCCACTATTGGCAAAATTAGCTCTGGATAATGAAGCGAAGGATACCCGAGACATGATCGCCGAATGGCGTTATGAAGACGTCCCTGAAAAACTTTGGCGGATTCCTCAGCTGACAGATTTTTGGGGGATCGGTCGAAAAACAGCGATTCGTTTAAATAAAATGAACATCCATAGCATCTATGAGCTTGCACATGCGGATTACTATCGTTTAAAAAGTGCAATGGGGGTAATTGGTACACAACTTTATGCCCATGCCTGGGGAATCGATCGGAGCTTTCTTGGTGAAGTCTACACCCCTAAATCAAAAAGCATCGGAAATAGTCAAATCCTCAATAAGGACTATACCCGCCGAGAAGAGATTGAAATCGTGATCAAGGAAATGGCAGATCAAGTAGGCACACGCTTACGACGAGAAGAAGCAAAAGCACAAGTAGTTAGTCTGTGGGTCGGCTTTTCTTTGGGCTACACAGATGTTTCAGGAAAAACTGGGTTTCACCAACAGATGAAAATCGAGCCGACCAATGCCAGTCATGTTTTAGCAGAAGCACTATTGATGATTTTTGATCGACATTATCAACGGCAAGATATCCGAAGTATCGGCGTCAACTGTTCTCGCTTAGTTTATGCGACTGGCTTGCAATTGAATCTATTCGATGATCCTAAAGAGCAAGTCAATGCGGCAAAGATTGACTTTGTCGTGGATAAGATTCGACAAAAATATGGATTTAAAGCAATCGTCCATGCACATAGTTTACTAGAAGGTGGTCGAGCAATCGCCCGCAGTTCGCTTGTAGGCGGTCATGCTGGCGGAATGGCTGGTATTGAAGGTGAGGGACATGCGACGCACGAAAAAAGAATTTCTCGATTACAATGA
- the aroF gene encoding 3-deoxy-7-phosphoheptulonate synthase: MILIIKPGIEVNQLEPVLSRIKEEGLDVQINHGKDRLVLGLIGDPKIIQGVPFERYDTVERAVKISNTYKLTSREFHPQDTVVDVDGLKIGDGSFVTMAGPCSVEGEEQIMETARMAKAGGATVLRGGAYKPRTSPYAFQGLGEEGLKMMRKAADHYGLKVITEVMDEAHIDVVCEYTDIIQIGARNMQNFRLLEAVGKTGKPIGLKRGISGTIEEWLNAAEYIAVQNNPNIIFIERGIRTYETATRNTFDLSAVPIIKKLSHFPIIVDPSHGTGVWDLVSPMARAGVASGADGMIVEIHPDPIHAWSDGQQSLNEKNYLRMMEEVEILVEAMNKIKAL, from the coding sequence ATGATTTTAATTATTAAACCAGGAATTGAAGTAAACCAACTAGAACCAGTACTTTCACGTATCAAGGAAGAGGGCTTGGACGTTCAGATCAACCATGGCAAAGATCGTCTTGTTTTAGGATTGATCGGTGATCCAAAAATTATCCAAGGTGTACCATTTGAAAGATACGACACGGTGGAGCGTGCAGTAAAAATCTCTAATACGTACAAACTGACTTCTCGAGAATTTCATCCGCAAGATACAGTCGTTGATGTGGATGGTTTGAAAATCGGTGATGGTAGTTTTGTGACGATGGCTGGTCCTTGTTCAGTAGAAGGCGAAGAACAAATCATGGAAACTGCTCGTATGGCAAAAGCTGGTGGGGCAACAGTCCTACGTGGAGGAGCCTACAAACCTAGAACGTCACCCTACGCTTTCCAAGGATTAGGAGAAGAAGGACTGAAAATGATGCGTAAAGCAGCGGATCATTACGGCTTAAAAGTCATTACCGAAGTCATGGATGAAGCCCATATCGATGTCGTTTGCGAATACACAGATATCATTCAGATCGGCGCCAGAAATATGCAAAACTTTCGTCTATTAGAAGCTGTTGGGAAAACAGGAAAACCAATTGGCTTGAAACGCGGGATTTCAGGAACGATCGAAGAATGGTTGAACGCGGCGGAATACATTGCGGTACAAAACAATCCAAACATCATCTTTATCGAACGTGGTATTCGTACTTACGAAACAGCGACACGCAATACCTTCGATCTAAGTGCTGTACCGATCATTAAAAAATTAAGTCATTTCCCGATCATCGTTGATCCAAGTCATGGTACAGGGGTTTGGGATCTCGTATCACCAATGGCAAGAGCCGGTGTTGCTAGTGGCGCAGATGGGATGATCGTAGAGATCCACCCTGATCCAATCCACGCATGGTCAGATGGACAGCAATCATTGAATGAAAAGAACTACCTACGAATGATGGAAGAAGTCGAGATTTTAGTTGAAGCAATGAATAAAATCAAAGCCTTATAG
- the aroB gene encoding 3-dehydroquinate synthase, translated as MLEVVLPEKSYEIIIERNALDHVSEWIEGIWKNKKIAIISDTNVFPIYGEKICQQLRASYEVVHYVVSAGESSKSFDMAAHLYAFLAEEQFTRSDAVIALGGGVIGDLASFVASTYMRGISFVQIPTSLLAQVDSSIGGKTAINAPMAKNMIGTFAQPDGVLIDPETLMTLSERRIQEGIAEIIKCGAISDETLWQDLAKLTGVADLLANSEKIIEKALRVKKQVVEEDQFDNGNRLLLNFGHTIGHAIENTAGYGQISHGEAVAIGMVQITKQAEKMGKSPVGITAQLIQMIEKYQLPIKYQPWEEQSLYDAITHDKKARGKTLKIILLDKIGQARIQEIPLESVKDYLKEGN; from the coding sequence ATGTTAGAAGTTGTCTTACCAGAAAAAAGCTATGAGATCATCATTGAACGAAATGCACTCGATCATGTGTCTGAGTGGATCGAAGGAATCTGGAAAAATAAAAAAATCGCGATTATCAGTGATACGAATGTTTTTCCGATATACGGCGAAAAAATTTGTCAACAGTTGCGGGCAAGCTACGAAGTCGTCCATTATGTTGTTTCAGCTGGGGAGAGCAGCAAATCATTCGACATGGCAGCTCACCTCTATGCGTTTTTAGCAGAAGAACAATTTACGCGTAGTGATGCGGTGATTGCGCTTGGAGGGGGAGTGATCGGCGATTTAGCCAGCTTCGTTGCTTCCACCTATATGCGAGGGATTTCATTTGTCCAGATCCCGACTTCCCTACTGGCACAGGTCGATTCAAGCATTGGAGGAAAAACAGCAATCAATGCACCCATGGCGAAAAATATGATTGGGACATTTGCACAACCAGACGGGGTATTGATCGATCCAGAGACGTTAATGACGTTATCAGAGCGTAGAATCCAAGAAGGGATCGCTGAGATCATCAAGTGTGGTGCAATCAGTGATGAAACGCTATGGCAAGATTTGGCAAAATTAACAGGAGTTGCTGACTTACTGGCTAATAGTGAAAAAATCATTGAAAAGGCGTTGCGTGTGAAGAAACAAGTTGTTGAAGAAGATCAATTCGATAACGGGAATCGTTTGTTACTGAACTTTGGCCATACGATCGGACATGCCATCGAAAATACTGCTGGTTATGGTCAGATCAGTCATGGCGAAGCCGTAGCGATCGGTATGGTGCAAATCACCAAACAAGCCGAAAAGATGGGAAAATCACCAGTGGGCATCACTGCGCAATTGATCCAAATGATCGAAAAGTATCAGTTACCGATCAAGTACCAACCTTGGGAGGAGCAATCCCTTTATGATGCGATCACCCACGATAAAAAGGCACGTGGAAAGACATTGAAAATTATTTTATTAGATAAAATCGGACAAGCAAGAATCCAAGAAATTCCGCTTGAGTCCGTGAAAGACTATTTAAAGGAGGGGAACTAA
- the aroC gene encoding chorismate synthase — protein MRFLTAGESHGPQLTAIIEGIPAGLEVSLEKINEDLARRQGGYGRGGRMKIEKDRVQITSGIRHGKTLGSPITMIVENKDWKNWQTVMSAEPIEEKHVTRRRVAKPRPGHADLVGGMKYQHQDLRNVLERSSARETTMRVAIGSLAKQILAALDIEIASHVAVLGGVKATIPEVLPVAVIKEKTTISEVNMVDLEIEEQVKTLIDETKKAGDTLGGVVEVRVENVPAGLGSYVQWDKKLDGKLAQAMLSINAFKGVEFGIGFDAATLPGSKVMDEITWDQEQGYRRTTNHLGGFEGGMTNGEQIIVRGVMKPIPTLYKPLMSVDIDTKEAYKASVERSDSTAVPAASVVAEHVIATALAVEILEHFPADNMSELKKSVASHRQMIQDF, from the coding sequence ATGCGTTTTTTAACAGCAGGAGAATCTCATGGTCCACAGTTAACTGCCATTATTGAAGGTATCCCGGCAGGTTTAGAAGTTTCACTTGAAAAAATCAATGAAGATCTTGCGAGACGACAAGGGGGGTACGGTCGTGGTGGCAGAATGAAGATCGAGAAAGATCGTGTCCAAATCACCTCAGGTATTCGACATGGTAAAACGCTTGGTTCGCCAATCACAATGATCGTGGAGAATAAAGACTGGAAGAATTGGCAAACGGTGATGTCAGCCGAGCCAATCGAAGAAAAACATGTCACACGTCGTCGAGTAGCCAAACCTCGTCCAGGACATGCGGATCTAGTTGGTGGAATGAAATACCAACATCAAGATCTTAGGAATGTGTTAGAACGGTCTTCAGCTAGAGAAACGACCATGCGTGTAGCAATCGGCTCTTTAGCAAAACAGATCCTAGCAGCACTAGATATTGAAATTGCCAGTCACGTAGCAGTTCTTGGAGGGGTCAAAGCAACGATTCCTGAAGTGCTACCTGTGGCGGTGATCAAGGAAAAAACAACGATCTCCGAAGTCAATATGGTAGACCTTGAGATCGAAGAACAAGTCAAAACATTGATCGATGAGACGAAAAAAGCAGGTGATACCTTAGGTGGTGTCGTCGAAGTCCGGGTTGAAAATGTACCGGCTGGTTTGGGTAGTTATGTCCAATGGGATAAAAAATTAGATGGAAAATTAGCACAAGCCATGCTGAGTATCAATGCCTTCAAAGGGGTAGAATTTGGGATCGGTTTTGATGCAGCGACTTTACCAGGTTCTAAAGTTATGGATGAAATCACCTGGGATCAAGAACAAGGCTACCGCCGGACAACCAATCATTTAGGTGGATTTGAAGGTGGGATGACAAATGGGGAACAAATCATCGTTCGTGGTGTGATGAAACCGATCCCTACACTTTACAAGCCGTTGATGAGTGTGGATATCGACACGAAAGAAGCCTATAAAGCAAGTGTCGAACGTTCCGACAGTACCGCTGTACCAGCAGCTTCTGTGGTGGCTGAACACGTCATTGCAACAGCACTTGCCGTGGAGATCCTTGAACATTTCCCAGCGGATAACATGAGTGAGCTGAAAAAATCTGTTGCCAGTCATCGGCAGATGATCCAAGACTTTTAG
- a CDS encoding prephenate dehydrogenase encodes MKKKVFVLGLGLIGASLCRAIKGSNVTLYGWDHSAETRKIAEEVQLVDHLVSGIEEASQMDVILLAVPVQVSLDYLQQLATLPLKETVLVSDTGSTKAAIMTAAKELPFTFIGGHPMAGSHKSGVKAGNPNLFEEAYYILTNDHESDRVAELMELLEPTRAKFVLMEAKNHDEIVGVLSHLPHIVAAGLVQTSDELNQKHPRASQLAAGGFRDITRIASSDPKMWTDILLTNQEIMLSLLEEWQSSMETLKTQLARNDEEAIYRFFAQAKQTRDQLPKKRQGTIPAFYDLYVDIPDISGAVAKVTTALSQADISIINLKIQETREDIFGVLELSFKNQTDLEKGQALIQAENFHCWIRS; translated from the coding sequence ATGAAGAAAAAGGTATTTGTCTTAGGTTTAGGTCTGATTGGTGCTTCGCTTTGCCGAGCCATCAAAGGATCGAATGTGACTCTTTATGGATGGGATCATTCAGCAGAAACAAGAAAAATTGCAGAAGAAGTCCAATTAGTGGATCATCTGGTGTCTGGGATCGAAGAAGCAAGTCAAATGGATGTTATTTTATTAGCGGTTCCTGTACAAGTTAGTTTGGACTATTTGCAACAATTAGCGACACTTCCGCTAAAGGAAACTGTATTGGTCAGTGATACTGGCAGTACGAAAGCAGCAATCATGACAGCGGCTAAGGAATTACCTTTTACTTTTATTGGTGGACACCCAATGGCAGGCTCGCATAAATCTGGAGTAAAAGCCGGCAATCCTAATTTGTTCGAGGAAGCTTATTATATATTGACCAATGATCATGAGAGTGATCGTGTAGCTGAACTGATGGAACTATTAGAACCGACTCGAGCAAAATTTGTATTGATGGAAGCCAAAAATCATGACGAGATCGTCGGCGTTTTAAGCCATTTGCCTCATATCGTGGCTGCTGGTTTAGTGCAAACCAGTGATGAACTCAATCAAAAACATCCAAGAGCCTCCCAACTTGCAGCCGGAGGGTTTCGAGATATTACGCGTATTGCTTCTTCTGATCCAAAAATGTGGACAGATATCTTATTAACGAATCAAGAAATCATGCTGTCTTTACTAGAAGAATGGCAATCCTCCATGGAAACATTGAAAACACAACTTGCGAGAAATGATGAAGAGGCCATTTATCGATTTTTTGCACAAGCGAAGCAAACAAGGGATCAGTTGCCGAAGAAACGACAAGGAACGATTCCAGCGTTCTATGATCTATACGTTGATATTCCGGATATTTCCGGTGCAGTTGCTAAGGTGACAACGGCTTTGAGCCAAGCAGATATTTCAATCATCAATCTAAAAATACAAGAAACTAGAGAAGATATTTTCGGAGTCCTTGAATTGTCCTTCAAAAATCAAACCGATTTAGAAAAAGGACAAGCATTGATTCAAGCGGAAAATTTTCACTGTTGGATCAGGAGTTGA